Proteins from one Limanda limanda chromosome 4, fLimLim1.1, whole genome shotgun sequence genomic window:
- the LOC133000313 gene encoding zinc finger protein with KRAB and SCAN domains 1-like yields the protein MTKLQFLNVFLTERLMLAAQEIYKSVEDTILEYQEEIAIRERENDHLRRRLRDAGIEIWPDRPSMALLEAEDGEHPRREWSPSMGHEERIPIQIKDKRDLRANQGEEQLRGHASCTTPETMFTPPRVGNEYPQEGPHTSNLPQSQGVENRERDPGSRGPSRHVKAESGGGHRGSTSSNSGAQPLAPVNPNCSNENNIDIIGVDNAGQMVGAKGAGTGASRAPASHMRNQAANAVECPNQKSPLQAHMSSFCCKVCGEAFSHAGHLHVHVQVHTREKPYRCGVCGKCCSSSGRLQEHQRSHTGEKPFRCQICGKGFTQMAHLKVHMRIHTGEKPYSCPVCGKCFSRSDKIKRHLQTHSREGTYFSGQ from the exons ATGACCAAGCTGCAGTTTTTGAACGTGTTCCTGACCGAGCGCCTCATGCTAGCTGCGCAGGAGATCTACAAGTCCGTGGAGGACACGATCCTGGAGTACCAGGAGGAGATCGCGATCCGGGAGCGGGAGAACGACCATCTGAGGCGCCGGCTGCGGGACGCTGGGATCGAGATCTGGCCAG ATCGTCCATCCATGGCGCTGCTGGAGGCAGAGGATGGTGAGCATCCACGACGCGAGTGGAGTCCCAGCATGGGGCACGAGGAGCGCATTCCAATTCAGATCAAAGATAAAAGAGATCTCCGGGCCAACCAAGGAGAGGAGCAGCTTCGGGGGCACGCCTCTTGCACCACACCGGAGACCATGTTCACTCCTCCACGTGTTGGAAATGAATATCCCCAGGAAGGCCCCCACACATCCAACCTCCCTCAGAGTCAGGGTGTGGAGAACAGGGAGAGGGATCCCGGCTCCCGTGGCCCCTCCAGGCACGTGAAGGCGGAGAGCGGAGGAGGCCACCGAGGCTCGACTTCCTCCAACAGCGGTGCCCAGCCTCTGGCCCCGGTCAACCCAAACTGCTCAAATGAGAACAACATTGATATTATTGGCGTGGACAATGCAGGACAGATGGTTGGTGCTAAGGGAGCTGGAACTGGAGCTAGCAGAGCACCGGCCTCTCACATGCGCAACCAAGCAGCCAATGCCGTGGAATGCCCAAATCAGAAATCCCCCCTACAAGCACACATGTCGTCTTTCTGCTGCAAGGTTTGCGGTGAGGCGTTTAGTCACGCTGGCCACCTGCACGTGCACGTACAAGTGCACACGCGGGAAAAACCATACCGCTGTGGTGTATGTGGGAAATGCTGCAGCTCGTCTGGTAGACTCCAGGAGCATCAGCGGAGCCATACGGGAGAAAAACCATTCCGGTGCCAGATCTGTGGGAAGGGCTTCACGCAGATGGCTCACCTGAAGGTCCACATGAGGATCCATACCGGGGAGAAGCCATACAGCTGCCCCGTGTGCGGCAAGTGCTTCAGCCGCTCTGACAAAATCAAAAGGCATCTCCAGACCCACAGTCGCGAGGGAACATATTTCTCGGGGCAATGA
- the LOC133000484 gene encoding adenosine receptor A1-like encodes MTSALTPTTALYIGMEAVIAVSSVIGNVMVVWAVRINRSLRDTTFCFIVSLALADIAVGALVIPLAITISIGLKTHFYSCLLVACTVLVLTQSSILALLAIAIDRYLRVKIPMSYKQVVTPRRAGTAVLLCWLVSLIVGLIPMFGWNNLQRLRDNGSLINDELLVTCEFETVISMDYMVYFNFFGWVLPPLLLMLAIYVEIFYMIHKQLNKKVSASHTDPRRYFGKELKLAKSLALVLFLFAVSWLPLHILNCVTLFCQTRVEPKDLIYIAIILSHGNSAVNPIIYAFRIKKFRTAFRKIWKQYFLCQDPVGRLPQRGSQRGQSHDRRLRQIDDDDDDV; translated from the exons ATGACTTCGGCTCTGACGCCCACCACAGCCCTCTACATCGGGATGGAGGCGGTGATCGCCGTGTCCTCGGTCATCGGGAACGTGATGGTGGTGTGGGCCGTGCGCATTAACAGGTCTCTGAGGGACACCACGTTTTGTTTCATCGTCTCCCTGGCCTTGGCTGACATTGCGGTGGGCGCGCTGGTCATCCCCCTCGCCATCACAATCAGCATCGGACTGAAGACGCACTTCTACAGCTGCCTGCTGGTCGCCTGCACGGTGCTCGTCCTCACGCAAAGTTCCATCCTGGCGCTGCTGGCCATCGCCATCGACCGCTACCTGAGAGTGAAAATACCCATGAG CTACAAGCAGGTCGTGACCCCTCGGCGAGCAGGCACGgccgtgttgttgtgttggctGGTTTCCCTCATAGTGGGCCTCATCCCTATGTTCGGCTGGAATAACCTGCAGCGTCTCCGTGACAACGGCTCCCTGATCAATGATGAACTGTTGGTGACCTGCGAGTTCGAGACGGTCATCAGCATGGACTACATGGTCTATTTCAACTTCTTCGGCTGGGTGCTGCCCCCTCTGCTGCTCATGCTGGCCATCTACGTAGAGATTTTCTACATGATCCACAAGCAGCTCAACAAGAAG GTGAGCGCAAGCCACACAGACCCGAGACGTTACTTTGGCAAGGAGCTGAAGCTGGCCAAGTCTCTCGCCcttgttcttttcctcttcGCAGTCAGCTGGCTTCCCCTCCACATCCTCAACTGCGTCACCCTCTTCTGTCAGACCCGCGTCGAGCCAAAGGATCTCATTTACATCGCCATCATCCTCAGCCACGGCAACTCAGCCGTCAACCCCATCATTTATGCTTTCCGCATCAAGAAATTCCGCACAGCGTTCCGGAAAATCTGGAAACAGTACTTCCTTTGTCAGGATCCGGTCGGCCGGCTTCCTCAAAGAGGGAGCCAGAGAGGACAGAGTCATGACAGGAGGCTGAGGCAGattgatgatgacgatgatgatgtgTGA